Sequence from the Saccopteryx bilineata isolate mSacBil1 chromosome 6, mSacBil1_pri_phased_curated, whole genome shotgun sequence genome:
GAAGATTTTTAATAGGGTCAGGTAACTTAATCCTCCTACGATTTCTCAATCATGAAAATGGAAGTTTGTTCCTTTATAGGCTCAACAGCCCCCTTCAGCTAAGTGGGAACAGAAGAACTTGAGCGTCCTTTATTGGAAGCCATGGTGGCAGCAGACAGAAAGTTACAGCAAGTGCCACAGCAGTTAACTTGAAAAGGACTGGCTTCTCATAGAAAAGACAGTCATAGTTACTCATTAAAGTTAAGcattttaaaactgcttttaagattaacttataaatatttcattttaaaaattggttcccacatatttttatatatactaaaGAATTTATTAACTGATTTTAGCCCAAATCATTTACGTTTaagtagttttaaaaagtaagtttaaTTTCATAAACtagcaaataaaattataataggaAGTCAAACTAGACTGATTGAAAactgatttttctcctttatttttctttttaatttgaatattctaaatatttcttcCTTGAAGGTGCATGGCTTgagtaactaaaaaataaatacaaataactaGATTTTGATTGGCATAGATCTAAtggttatttttcttgtttttaataataCAAATGTTCAAATTGCAGTGTTTGAAAATTTGAATAGTAAAATTACTTATGAACACATAATAGTTATAGTTGCTTACATTTtcactttattaatttttgaatattatttttgattttataaaGGATGTTCATGTATTTGCATTGGAATACAAAGTGGGCAATGGACAACGTGTTTATCTTGTAACAACCTATGCTCAGTTTTGGTTTTATTATAAATCCCGGTAAGTAGTTTGTAAAGGACAACATATTACAGTTACATTTCCTTCATCTAGTAATGTTTGTGAAATTAATTCAGGCTGAATTGGCTTGAATAGTTTTCAACCACATAATTGGTTACTATCCCTTTACTATTAGAATTGAATTCCGGAGCTTCCTTGTCATGGCAGCGTTGCATTATCTCACCAGGTGTTGGGAGGATAAGTTTGTGTGTTGTGTTTTGAGTTTCTGTACTACCTGTGCCACATGATGACACAATTCCCTCATCACTCTTCCGTGTTCAGACTACTCCAAACCTCGTATTTGTGTGGGAAGTCGTCCAGGCTTCACTGAGCACAGGTTATTGTTCACTAACCGAGTCAGCATGTTCTTACTAACCTGTGTTAAAGTCTTacccctttttttaaattgaatttatgagGGTGACACTAAAgtcatacctcttttttttttttttttttatattatttttttccatttttctgaagctggaaacagggagagacagtcagacagactcccgcatgcgcccgaccgggatccacccggcacgcccaccaggggcgacgctctgcccaccagggggcgatgctttgcccatcctgggcgtcgccatattgcgaccagagccactctagcgcctgaggcagaggccacagagccatccccagcgcccgggccatctttgctccaatggagcttcggctgcgggaggggaagagagagacagagaggaaagcgcggcggaggggtggagaagcaaatgggcgcttctcctgtgtgccctggccgggaatcgaacccgggtcctccgcacgctaggccgacgctctaccgctgagccaaccggccagggcacatattatatatataatacacacacacacacacacacacacacataaatctaAAGGGGTAAAATCATGCTCATAATTTGACCCTCAGCTCTAATGTAAACATTTTGGTGTATATCTTCCAAAATTTGTATCTGTGCTCACACATATGTGTGCTTAAAACAGTACCTGCTGCAGGCTTTTATTCCAAACCATCACAGATATTCAGTGATGCACATTCTCGGGTTGCTCTACATGCCACAATTTATGAGAGCAACTGTTACCCTGCATTTTTGCCAACATtccttatttttaccttttaatcTTTACGATCCTAGTAGGCAAAAAAGTGGGTTTGCAGTTTCAATTCACATTTATTAATAAAGTTGAAAAGTTTCAGATTtactatttgtatttatttctattacaGACTGCCTAGAACTGCCCACTTTTCTATGTGGTCCTACTAAGGTTttacaaaagtttttattaagtactctttttgtcattttatctCCCGAGCCGTTTAGTGGTCCACCTGCCCCCTCAGCACTGTCCTGGACAGTGGTGCAGTTAGGGTAAAAGGACCCGGTACAGCTGCCTCAGTGCTTGCATTCCCATTCCAGGTAATGGTTGGGCCCGTTCAAGATAGAAATGCAGAAGTCTCATTCTTGCTCTCTAGAAGCAGGACATAAGATAGCTCACAGTCAGATTCTCTGATAAACTACTAGGTTAAAGAGTGTTTTGAAATAAATTGATCAACTTTGCCTCAGAGGAAGAAGGCCATCCTTGTTCATTTGGAGTATTATTTTGATGCATGTTTGTGGTTTCAGTGGGTTTTAAagttgtttcttcctccttatgcAGTATATCTCAAAAATGCCAAGTTGAATGTATAAATACTTTTGGTATACAGTATTATTACCACAgctatataactttttaaaattttaaataaaaacagtataatGAACACCCACTGTACCTATTTAGTTTTGTCACTTCTGCTTCATGGGTTttgttattagtattttaaactaaattaGTGTTACTTGCCTGCTTTTCTATGGCATTGATCATAGCTTGAAAGCATTTTGCATGTACGGACATGCGTACGAGAACAGGGGACTTGCCTGTGGGCCATTCACCCAGATTTGCCACATGTGTCTTGGTAGAACCCTCAGCCACATGTGTATACATATTCCCTCTACTGTATACatattcattctttttgatgACTTACCTTCGTCATTTTGGGCCACTATACCATAATACCATAGACCaggtggcttataaacagcagACACTAATTTCTCAGTTTCAGAGGCCGGGAAGGCTAAGGTCGAGGTGCTGGCAGATTTGAGAGCCAGCTTCCTGGGTCAGCGAGAGATGCATCCGTTTCCCACACGTGGCAGAAGGGAGTGCTCTCTAGGGTTTCTTCTGTAATGACACTAGTCCCGCCATGAGGGGCTCCTCTCATGATGTAATTCAATCCCAAAGGCCCCTCTTCCAAGAGCACCACGTGGGGTACTAGGATTCGGCACAGTCCATGACAGATCTCCTGAACGGGGTTGCAGACACCAAACCCTTTGTCTCTCAGTCTCTGAGCACGTGGCTGGAGAACAAGGACATTTCTATATAGCTATGGTAAAATTACTAAATTCAGAAATTTATCACATTTTGAGAACTGTCTCAAAACTATCCTTTATAACAATTTTTCAACCCATATTCTTATTTACTTTGTAAAAAGGAATATATAAATGGGGAAGTCAGTCTGTTAAGATAAATTTTCTAATTTGCCTTCAGCTGGACTAGGCACTGGAACAAAAGCAGTCTACCCTTGCTCTAGAGTCCGTCTGTATTTCTCAGACGGATGTACCGCAGGAACTGCGGGCCGCCCCAGCTGGCGgtatgtgaatgaatgaattcattcCACGCTGACTCTCAGTCTAATGCAGCATATTCATTTTAATCAACTGTTGTACTGGGCTTAATACCTTAATTCAACATAGACTGGTGAGATTACTCGTCCCGACTGAGTAACCACTGTTTCCCTCTGCCCCACTCTCCCTGACACCCTCCCCACTGGACCCAAAGGAAGAAGAGGCTACAACAGACGAAACAATGGACAGTGAAGCCAAGAGTCCTCCTCAGCCATCACAAGGTGTGCTTTCTGATCCTGACTGGGATGGTGGCATTGAGGACACTTATTTTTTGGAAGCTACTGAAGATGCTGAATTGGCAGAAGCTGCAGAGAACAGTCTTCCTAGCTGTAACAGTGGAGAGGGTGAAATTCCCGATGAACTAATTATAGAAGTCTACAAGAATAGCTCATTTACTATGGACACTTAATAACCAGGCTGTGATCTGAAGATAAGATTTAATAACAAGCATTAAATTAtagtaacttatttttaattctatgtaTATCAACTAAGTTTTATCACTTTGCTTTCCGATTGTTTTTTACTGAAGTAAACCAGTTTTATTGAAAATTACTGTACTTAAATTCACTAGAAATCTTATTGATTAACCAGTTAGTCATACATCAGCCtaattttgcatatttatttatagattaaaaGTCTTTATGGCTGTGGCTAATTAGGATTAGGTGTCAACATTGTAACTTTCTCAGCTAGCTCTGAGAGTGTTGCTTTAACAGTGGAAAGCAGTCTCAGAAGGCAGGCGCTGGGCTCAGCATGCGGCACATGTCAGCAGACCACTCATTTCTGGGCAAGGAGCTTCTCCAACTGGTGGTTGATAGTTTGTAGATGGCTTTCAGCTCCTATGAGTGTTCTTGCTTTGAATAACAGAGCTGGAAGGCTGGAGGAATCGTACtgttgaaaaataatttagatgAACAAATactgagaatttttataagtCTGTTTTACAAGCTCAATGTTATACCCAGATATGAACTTTAAGGGAGCTATTAACTGCTCCTCCATTCCTCTTTTGAACTATGTATATATAGGATCATTAATTTGGTTTTAACCCATTTCCTTAGaacataattgacaaataaagtTTCAAGGGAACGGCTGTGCAAGGCATGAGCTGACCTTATCCCAGCCCAGTTGGTTCAGCGAACTCGGGCATGTGAGTGATCTGGGAGAGGAAGCCCTCCTAGCACAGGGCAGCACTGGGCTCCAGCAGTGCGCTGGAGCTCGTGGGGGCGGCTTGCTCTCATGCCTATTTCACAGAAACTGTAAGGCAGACTGCCTTTTCCTGTGAGGACTGATGGAGTGGGCGCACCTGGCCCACTgagtttatgagaaaaaaaatccatcatcTAGAGAAATTATTTATTGGGAAGAGCAGTAAATGTCTTAAAAGTTGTCAATCCAAATTTCTTAATGATTAAAGACAAAATTAGAATATAAacccaatataaaataaaaatcaaaacccaactcatgattttaaaataatgaacgaAGCCAAGTTCCACGTTCTAAATTGTACCTAAGGGAGAGTGACTGAATTCCCGACAGGATTTTGTAATTTATGATTGTGGTTTACTGTGGTTTTCTTAGAAATGAAAACTGAGCGAAAAAGCTGTCCACAGAATAATGGAATTCTTTCTAGAATATAACCTCCCACATTACTGTGGAATTCGGTTGAGGATTTGAGAGCCTAAGGTGTTCACGCTACCATGGGGCACCTCTCAGGGAGGGGGTAGGAGGAATAACTAACATTTGGTACCAGATTTCTAGTTTGAAAAGAGCTAAGACACAAACCTAAACCCTACAGGAAGGAAAGGTGCTGAGCAGAAAACAGGCAGCAAGGGGCgggaagagcaggggtccccacacAGCGGTCACTGGAGCAGAAAACAGGCAGCAAGGGGCgggaagagcaggggtccccacacGGTGGTCACTGGAGCAGAAAACAGGCAGCAAGGGGCgggaagagcaggggtccccacacAGCGGTCACTGGAGCTCGGCCGCCGCCAGTTCTCCACGTGCAGTAGCTCCAGCCCCAACTCCACACAGTaagctttataacttttttttttaaggactttgttaatttttcagagaggagagagagaggggggggggggaagaggaatagagagcgagagagagaaggcggaggagcaggaagcatcaactcccatatgtgccttgaccaggcaagcccagggtttcgaactggcgacctcagtgttctaggttgacgctttatccactgcgccaccacaggtcaggccccaaacaGTAAGCTTTAGACTAGCTGGGCGTTGTCACaggagaaaataatataaaaacattctaGGTCCAGATCTCTCTAATCTACAAACCTCAGGCTCAGGAGAATTAACTTTTAGACAGTGTCAATAccttaaaattgaatttaaaaatgaagaatacaagtGATGATACATGTGTatgatacaaatatatataaacctGTGTTCTGTAATTAAACATTTCTATTAATCTGAACTGGTTCTCATGACAGTTGCAAAGTCTGCAGCAAAAATCCAGAAGcaactataaaatttattaaaacaatgtGCCTTACTTTCTCCTTTATTTCCTTATCTTCTCAACTTCTAAAACTACATTTATGGGCCACTGATTtgttttttcagataaaaaaagataCTACAAAAATGGGCTGAACAAAGAAGAGGCCGTCTTTAAAACATGCCTGGGCGATAGTACACTGATGACAAGTATAATAAAGCACACTTCATCTGAGATTTGTATGAAAAGGACACAATGAGATTCAGTCCTCTGAAGTATCAATATCTTCAAGTCAGCCTGACCTCGCAGCTGGAGAAGCGAGGCTCTGACAGATGTGCAGTTAGAGGGACACTGTTCTGGGTGGACTGGCACCTGCGTCCTCCTCCCTCAGTGCCTGGTCCTCTAAATGCGAAGGCCCCATATCTGATGCCCAGTGAAAAGGAAACATTGAAACACTGAACTTACTGTTTcctttacattttgttttccttcttgaaTATCTGAGTAATCTTGATGAAGCTGTTTTAAGTTAGATAAGAAGTATGTTGCATTCCTAAGGGAAGATTTTCTCTCCTTAAGTTCATCATATTTTCTTTGTAGTTGTTTCAGCTGTGGTTCTaacctaaaacaaaaaaaatagctctCTTAAAAATATACGAGATAATAAAGTGTAAAGCCTATGGTGTAGGAGACTAGTTTAAGTGTACCAGTGAAGGCAGGAAAAACAGGTGCACTGGATTGTTTAAAATATCCTTGGCTCTGAAAGTGTGAAAGATTCTCGATTTTCAGTTTAAAACTCTGCACGGTGAGTAAGTAGCAATGGAGCCCAAATAGCCTAAAATTCATCGAGTCAGTTTTAGGGTTTTGGAAATACTGCATTATAAGGTAACTTGGTTAACATTTCAGAGCCTCAGGCAGGAACAGAGGCAACAAAAGCATGGACAAAGTTCTGCCTATTGCTTTCATCAAAAGCTGGTGCCTTTCCAAGGCCCAATACAGCCAGCAGGGGAATGACGATCCCAGTGCCTGGGGAAAATGGGTGACCCTGGGAAACTGCTTTCTCTCTCAGCGGCTTCGTTCCCAACACTCGGGTGTGGACTTGCTGTCACAGCGAGGTGCACGCTAACACGTCCACGGCACTTCCTGTGTAGTGATCCATTCAGTCTGACAGTACCCTGTGAGGTGTCGTATTATGGTCATCTGTACACTAAGGAGCTCAGGCCGGGGGAGGTCAGATGGCCTGCTCAGGGCTGTACAGCCAGTAAGCAGCAGATCCTGTGTTCAAGACCCAGGCCACCTAGTTCTCAAGTCCGGGATTAGATCGCTCATTAGGCTGCCTCCAGCCAGAGTTGAGGGATCTGATGGCAGGTCAGCGCCAAATTCTCCTTCGCTAAAAGCTGCTCCAATTCTGTACCATAACTTACCTTCACTGGGCTTCCAAGCTCAAAGAAAGCctgggatgttttattttttaaatcaattttatttattcattttgagagggagggagagagagagagagagggagagagaaagagaatgaaatacagaagcagggagcatcaactcccgtatgtgccttgactgggcaagcctggggttttgaaccagcaacctcagcgttacaggtcaatgctttatccaccacgccaccgcaggtcaggcaagaacctgggattttaaccctttgagtagtgagttttttttcacggttgctgacccccgggagtgagggttttttttcttttcaaaaaatgaaatcagttccagttacagttttattaacttaaaatcatgtttgttttataaccaatttatggaaacaagaagaacatacatttgccttttttttaatgttgccttgcaCATGTACGATCGTACTGTGGATGGTCCAGAGGCACGAGGACATTCATGGACGTtcgcactactcaaagggttaacgcAACACAGCAGCGAGTGTTACTAGCCCCACGACATCGTTCCAGGGAAGCTCTCGGGTGACTGACATTATCTTACCAAAGCAGTTCCTGCTGGACTTCAATCAGATGCTGTCTTTTCTTTTCAATGTCTGAAATCATctaagtaatacaataatttctttgttaaattaattTCATAAGTGTTTGAGCATCACCATGTTCACTGCCAGGTGCTGGGAACAGTGGGAAACGAGACAGACCCCATTCTCTCCATCGTGGCACTCGGGTCTAACAGGGAGGAAAGAGCGCATACAAACAGCATGTAATCACAACTACTATGCGCTTTGAAGGCAAATGGAACTCCAATAGTGAGCAGCAGAGCTGTTTACTCCAGGGCTTGCCCAGATCTTCCCTGCGACACATTCTGATTTTATCCAGGTACACCAGGAAAACACTGGAATGGGTTAGCAGGGTcaggatacatttttaaaaagaatgtcagTATAATAAATGTTGTTAGCCATCATTTTTCGTAactacataatattccattgccgGACACTCCCACTGTTCCCACTcgctataagcaatccagagttcaAAGATAAGACTAAAACTGAGGGAAAAAACTACAGCAAAGGCTTGTAATCACTAGATGGAAAGTGTGTATGTCCCCAACCCATTTCTAGCGTGGATGCAGAGGGGAAGCTGCTCTTCTACTCCGGCACTCATGCACGCTTAGAGCAGAACCTCAGGGCCATTTGGTAAACCACGAACTGCTGGGCCCCGCGTGTAGTGGCTGTTCTCCCGGCACACCTCCGGTGTAGTTTTCAAAAAGGTGGTACAACATGCAAGTAGCAGAGCAAGGACAAGAAATGACGTCTCCTGACCCTTGAACCAACATTCTCTCCCGGCTGTCCTTTGACCTGGGACATGCGACAGCTTTTATTCTAAAAGGCTTTGCTTTTGATAGCCACAACATGGGAAATGTTACTT
This genomic interval carries:
- the PRIMPOL gene encoding DNA-directed primase/polymerase protein, which translates into the protein MKRKWEAKLKQIADRASQYERKPLPSVYRPRLSKPEEPPSVWKLFPRQTQAFNFVKSCKEDVHVFALEYKVGNGQRVYLVTTYAQFWFYYKSRRMYRRNCGPPQLALFPSAPLSLTPSPLDPKEEEATTDETMDSEAKSPPQPSQGVLSDPDWDGGIEDTYFLEATEDAELAEAAENSLPSCNSGEGEIPDELIIEVYKNSSFTMDT